The Solea senegalensis isolate Sse05_10M linkage group LG11, IFAPA_SoseM_1, whole genome shotgun sequence genomic interval TGATGGTGACTTTGCAGTAACTCACCTTACCAAAGCACACCTGTTCCACGATGGTCGGATAAAGTGGATGCCGCCAGCCATTTATAAATCTTCATGCAGTATAGATGTTACCTTTTTCCCCTTTGACCAGCAAAGCTGCAAGATGAAGTTTGGTTCGTGGACCTATGATCGTGCCAAGATTGATCTGATCAACATGGATAGTAATGTGGACCAAATGGACTACTGGGAGAGTGGGGAGTGGGTTATTGTCAATGCAGTGGGCAAGTACAACATCAAGAAGTACGAGTGCTGCACAGAGATCTACGCAGACATCACATACTACTTCATCATCCGCAGGCTACCGCTGTTCTACACCATTAACCTCATCATACCGTGTCTGCTTATTTCCTGTTTGACTGTGCTGGTGTTTTATTTGCCATCGCAATGCGGGGAGAAGATTACCTTGTGTATATCGGTATTGTTGTCTCTTACCGTGTTCCTCTTGCTCATCACAGAGATCATACCCTCTACGTCACTGGTGATTCCACTGATCGGTGAATACCTCCTGTTCACCATGGTCTTTGTCACACTCTCCATCATaataactgtgtttgtgttaaacgTTCACCATCGCTCGCCACAAACCCACGGCATGCCTCAGTGGGTGCGGAGAGTGTTCTTGGACTTGGTGCCTCGAGTTCTCTTCATGAAGCGTCCGCCAGGCACAGCAAAGCAGCACTGCAAGAAGCTAATCGAGATGATGCACCATCCAACATCGATATCTGCGACGGGCAACTCGCAGGCATTTTGGGCAGGGTTAGAGACTGGACTGAGACAACTGGGGCAGGTTGATAACGCGCTCCCAAAGACTCCTGAAAGTCCAAGTATCCTTGTCTGCTCAGCTTCTCCACCATCTTCCCCACATGCAGACCACTCTGATGAAGATCCCCCGCTGAAGGCAAACATATTCTGCCAGTCCACATCCAGTCAGTATTCAGTTCACTCAGAGAAACAACTCCTACGTGGACTCAATTCGGCGGCTTTGTCCTCGTCTCTGTTGTCCTTGCCTCCTTCTTTACCACTTGGACCGCTTCACAGCTTGTCCAGGGAAGAACCGAACACGCTGGCACCAAATGGCCGTTCTGTCAGCGTGGAGCAAATGTGCAACCAACAGAAGGAGCTTTCCAAGGGAGTGGGACATCAGTGTCGCTCCCGTAGCTTCCAATACTGTTGTCTACATGATGAAGGGCCTGGAGTCATCAGGATCACCGCACGGGTGAAGAAGCAGACCACTAAAGATCATCTAACAGAAACCATCACAGCAGAGTCCACTAAGAATTCAACTACACAACAAGACAACATTGTTCCAGCTATTTCCCCAGCAATGCAACGGGCTGTAGAGGGAGTTCAGTACATCGCTGATCATCTCAGGGCGGAGGATGAAGACTTTTCAGTGAGTTATTATTCAAGTCATTTATAAATGCTTGGGAATGAAATACCACTTTGTGATGTGCTTAATTTTGATTAGTTcaatttgttatttaaataaatataatgataaGTCCCTTCAATACATCAATACCATTTCAGCTGAAATGTAAGTAAGTATGCTCTCAGTTTAAAAGATCTAAATCCTGTAATCCAACAGGAGGTGCTCTGTCTTTTTCccccatttattttctttttatttatgccTTTTACCTTTTAGTcttacttcattttaaattgtattaaattaGAAGCAGATTTTGCATGGTCAAAAAGTAGGGGgtaaaagaaaattattttttttcatgaattgctCATTTTTAGGTCACAGCAGAAATGTGAAAGCCCTGTCTTCATAGATTAATGATGTCATGGTAACAATAACCATGGTAATTAAAATTTATCTTGGCCCAGACCTGTCACGGATATTTAGTAATTGAGAGGAACGCTTATCTAAATATTTACCTCCGGGACCACTTCATTTGTCATACCATGCATTGGCTGAAAAGTTacagtgttatatatatattattattattattattattattagtagtagtagtagtagtagtagtattgaaAATGTATTCTGACTGGGGAACTGCTGAGCAACTTTAAGTTTTGGTAGCAGTTTCTGAGTCTCAAATAAGAGAGAGTTGTCATTGTGGAATGGAAGGAGAGGTTCACAAATATGTAAAATTATTCTGAAACCAGAGGTGGAAGCTATTGTATTCATTCTCACAAGCCATTGTAAGAACCACAATGTACTCTCTATATCCAGCCTGAGAAAACCAGTCTTTGAAATAATGTGACCTCAGTAATTTAACCTTGAATTTTTCATAAGACAGAAGAGTATGGAGTGACAGGCTTTTAGCAGGTAGCTGCCTCATAATGAAGAGAAATCAGCCATTCATAAGAAATCAATCAAGGGTATGAAGTGTCAGCTTGTACAAAGAAATACTggtgtgaaatttgaaatgtgtctcCGCTCTGCCAGGTGAAGGAGGACTGGAAGTATGTGGCCATGGTGATCGACAGGATATTCCTCTGGATGTTTGTACTGGTGTGTATACTGGGATCTGTGGGACTCTTTCTCCCTCCTTGGTTGGCTGGAATGATCTAGAACCCGATCATCAAAGAAAGTCATTAACACTGAGAGAAGGACTAGCACCGTCTcataattgttgttttctttttatcatttgtctttttatttattttaaggaCCTGAAAGTCACATTTCTTGCTTTTGCCCCCAGGTTATCAAAAGGCTACTCGTGAAGACATGAGATTAAATATCTATCGTTGATTCCGCTGGGCGATATAAATTCTTTATGAGGGCAAAAGGGGCAACAGCAAAAATATCCTTGCGCACCCATCCATTTCGACATTGAGCTGTATTGCTGTCACCTTTTGTGAAAACAATGAAGAGTAGACTGAGCGGTGTAAAAGTGTGGATGACAATAGATTGTATACAAAAAAGTGGACGCAGTCTTCTCGATTGCAGGGTGACTTTAACAGGAAGTAACAATATTAGTGAGGTATCTTGACTTCAGCACAAGTGACGGGTGCAGTGCTCTCACCAAATGCTTATAAAATGATTCATACCAAGCTGATCTGTCAGAACTCGGTGCTGTGGTGCAAGATTTTCTCGGATGgaatttactgtgtgtgtgtgtggtcaggtgCACCATGTTTTTCAGAGGTCAAGGACACTTACAGCTTTGTGATTTTCTAATCTTCCcagttaaataaacatatttattcaatatttctttcattcattctctttGTTATATCTAGAACAAGTTGGTGGTAATGGGTGGATTTAATCACTCTCTCCTGTTCTTCACTGCCTTTCTCACATTCAGGTCTTTGTATTGTATGATGAATACAATAGGAGTGGGATGACTAgaccaattttatttattaactcttagaacacagagcatgggggtataagaatgtgtaacATAGAGTGTCCTATATCCTTTTTTCTGCACAACACGTAGGCAATctgatggggggaaaaaaatgttttcagtaactatataaacacacctgagcaaaatgtTTGGAAATGTGGGAAATGTGGTTCAAAGTtcatttggcttgtttttatgaacaaaaagaaaagaaaaaagctctattttgtgacttctgcacaattattggtactttatatcactactaaaatagtgatataaaaatagtgataaaaaaataaaatgactcagaactttgactcaacaacagaTAAGGAGACACATTGGTTAATTGGTCTTTTCTTTATCAAAGTGACATATTTTCAACCTATTTATCAAAACCATTACTTCAGAATATAAATTTGAAAATTATTAAGCAAAGGCTAATTGTACAAGGTCTGTACCATTTAATATGAAACAGTTATATGAGGTGTCAGTAAGGACACTAGTGGCATAGCTGTTGATGACTTGGTCTACCACTTAATATAAGAAGCTCAATATTTCCTTCAAATGCAGTGACTCTTTGTTACTTTGAGATGATTCCAGTCCGTTTCCACCAGTTTTGACTTGCAGGTCAAGGTTTACACTGTCTGCCACCTGTTGTTCTaacatataatgtataatatcaACTgaattttatttgcatttgtcaAGATTAAACACTAACCTACCCACAGTCCTCAGGTATTACAGCCCTTTATAATCCACAGAGCCAGGTGAAGTATATGTTTATACTTGaaattcatacatttttactgttttcaaaTATCCCCCCTTACACAGTGAACTGATTGTGAAATCTATCGTTTAAAGGAAACGATAGATTTATCAGATATGTACACAAAGTAGCAGAATTGCAGAAAACTGACATTTctgtaatatttatttcaatggTTTACtctgatgattattttataCCATCTGTACTAActgttgatttctttgttgtttttgcctaTGGCTATGTAGTGaaagtctttttattttctacttctGAGGCATTTCTTTGTAGTTTTAAGtaattttgacatattttattgCATTGCTATTGAATTGTGATGttatacacaataaaataaagctaaagcaaataaaatatttttacattaatgaAACATTCTCTGGAGGGGAAGTTGGTGAACATGGTGAAATCTATTGACGGGCCCCCACTGTAGTGTAATATAAAGGGCCCATTCTGAGGTAATGAAATTACAACCATTGTTCATTTTTAGGTGAcaataaattaatgaaaacataataattaaatgttagGCCGTGTCTCCGCTATATGGTCCCAGCATGCCTCGCCTCAAAACAggtttggttgtgttttcattactatgcacacacactagtgacttgtaaagcagttcagtctattgaatcattagaatcagttaattaaaaagatttgtgcagtacttcctccatgaccggagcacagactccatctggcacaatcactgagctgaaatacGGCAGCAAGGTGATGCGTCTCGGCAgggctgtcactaaatacaccagactcctctgttaaatcaTGAGATTGTAGACATTCCCTTGGCAATTGTTGGAAGTTAacccatgttttcaggattgttaagtctttttaactgatctacatttcggcattgttcagcttgattcttgCTCATGCTTCttccaatcagtggccggcagtctgacgacatcaCACATAGTATTAGCTCAGCtcactaaaaaaagtaccaggtaccatgtactatcgcta includes:
- the LOC122776988 gene encoding neuronal acetylcholine receptor subunit alpha-2-like, which gives rise to MDMYKCLSLLFFTLPPQVCFQVGPHAHAEERLLRDLFAHYNKLSRPVENSSDTVLVHFGLSIAQLIDVDEKNQMMTTNVWVKQEWNDYKLRWDPKEYENVTSIRIPSEIIWRPDIVLYNNADGDFAVTHLTKAHLFHDGRIKWMPPAIYKSSCSIDVTFFPFDQQSCKMKFGSWTYDRAKIDLINMDSNVDQMDYWESGEWVIVNAVGKYNIKKYECCTEIYADITYYFIIRRLPLFYTINLIIPCLLISCLTVLVFYLPSQCGEKITLCISVLLSLTVFLLLITEIIPSTSLVIPLIGEYLLFTMVFVTLSIIITVFVLNVHHRSPQTHGMPQWVRRVFLDLVPRVLFMKRPPGTAKQHCKKLIEMMHHPTSISATGNSQAFWAGLETGLRQLGQVDNALPKTPESPSILVCSASPPSSPHADHSDEDPPLKANIFCQSTSSQYSVHSEKQLLRGLNSAALSSSLLSLPPSLPLGPLHSLSREEPNTLAPNGRSVSVEQMCNQQKELSKGVGHQCRSRSFQYCCLHDEGPGVIRITARVKKQTTKDHLTETITAESTKNSTTQQDNIVPAISPAMQRAVEGVQYIADHLRAEDEDFSVKEDWKYVAMVIDRIFLWMFVLVCILGSVGLFLPPWLAGMI